In one window of Pseudanabaena sp. BC1403 DNA:
- the argS gene encoding arginine--tRNA ligase, with protein sequence MTTSVLSDLKIRFSKAIASAFGEEYANHDPAVAPSKDAKFGDYQCNAALGLTKKLKQKPQDVAAKIIENLLADESVNEIFEPPTIAGAGFINLKLKLSYLESQLAKMQKSDRLAISKVEKPDRVIVDFSSPNIAKEMHVGHLRSTIIGDSIARILEFQGHEVLRLNHVGDWGTQFGMLITYLREVYPDALTKADAIAIGDLVELYRAAKKRFDEDAEFKEISRAAVVELQAGGAEAKLAWQLLCEQSRREFQKIYDTLNIQLEERGESFYNSFLSDVVTDLRETGLLQEDQGALCVFLEGFSNKDGQPLPLIIQKTDGGYNYATTDLAALRYRIREDKATRIIYVTDIGQSGHFTQVFQVAQRANWIPETVQTTHVPFGLVMGDDGKKFKTRSGDTIALKSLLEEAVTRARADIETRNPEASDEFKQDVAEAVGLGAVKYADLSQNRTSNYIFSFDKMLALQGNTAPYMLYAYVRVQGIGRKGEIDFASLNTDAIKLTQEPEIVLAKHLLQFAEAIDAVSEELFPNRLCQYLFELSQKFNQFFEQCPVLQAEESERISRLSLCDITAKTLKLGLSLLGIRVLERM encoded by the coding sequence ATGACCACCTCCGTTTTATCCGATTTAAAAATTCGTTTCTCTAAGGCGATCGCATCAGCTTTTGGTGAAGAATATGCCAATCACGATCCCGCCGTTGCGCCCTCTAAGGATGCTAAATTTGGCGATTATCAATGCAATGCCGCTTTGGGCTTAACCAAAAAGCTCAAACAAAAGCCTCAAGATGTGGCAGCGAAAATAATTGAAAATTTACTAGCCGATGAATCTGTAAATGAAATATTTGAGCCTCCCACGATCGCAGGAGCAGGATTTATTAACTTAAAGCTCAAACTTAGTTATTTAGAATCTCAATTAGCGAAAATGCAAAAAAGCGATCGCCTCGCGATCTCTAAGGTCGAGAAACCCGATCGCGTCATCGTTGATTTCTCAAGTCCGAATATTGCTAAGGAAATGCATGTCGGACATTTGCGATCGACGATTATCGGTGATAGCATTGCGCGGATTCTGGAATTTCAAGGACATGAAGTCTTGCGTCTCAACCATGTTGGCGATTGGGGAACTCAGTTTGGGATGTTGATTACCTATTTACGCGAAGTTTATCCCGATGCTCTGACTAAAGCTGATGCGATCGCGATCGGTGACTTAGTAGAACTATATCGTGCTGCCAAAAAACGCTTTGACGAAGATGCGGAATTCAAAGAGATTTCTCGTGCTGCGGTAGTGGAGTTACAAGCTGGAGGTGCTGAAGCTAAACTGGCATGGCAACTACTTTGCGAACAGTCACGTCGCGAGTTCCAAAAGATCTATGATACCCTCAATATTCAATTGGAAGAACGTGGTGAATCTTTTTATAATTCGTTCCTATCAGATGTCGTTACCGACCTCCGCGAAACTGGCTTACTCCAAGAAGATCAAGGCGCTTTATGTGTCTTTCTGGAAGGATTTAGTAACAAAGATGGTCAACCCTTACCCCTGATCATTCAGAAAACTGATGGCGGCTATAACTACGCCACCACTGACCTCGCTGCCCTTCGCTATCGCATTCGCGAAGACAAAGCCACGCGGATTATTTATGTAACTGATATCGGTCAGTCGGGACATTTTACCCAAGTCTTCCAAGTAGCCCAACGAGCAAATTGGATTCCAGAAACCGTGCAAACGACGCATGTTCCCTTTGGCTTGGTGATGGGTGATGATGGTAAGAAATTTAAAACGCGATCGGGTGATACGATCGCACTTAAGAGTCTCTTGGAAGAAGCGGTCACTCGTGCACGAGCTGATATTGAAACCCGCAACCCTGAAGCATCTGATGAATTCAAACAAGATGTCGCCGAAGCCGTCGGACTTGGTGCAGTAAAGTACGCCGACCTGTCACAAAATCGCACCAGCAACTATATCTTCAGCTTTGATAAGATGCTAGCCCTACAAGGCAACACAGCACCCTATATGCTCTACGCCTATGTGCGGGTGCAGGGAATCGGGCGTAAAGGCGAGATTGATTTTGCTAGCTTAAATACTGATGCGATCAAGCTTACGCAAGAGCCAGAGATTGTCTTAGCCAAGCATTTGTTGCAATTTGCCGAAGCGATCGATGCTGTTTCTGAAGAACTATTCCCAAATCGTCTTTGTCAATATCTCTTTGAACTCAGTCAGAAATTCAATCAATTTTTTGAGCAATGCCCTGTATTGCAAGCTGAGGAATCAGAGAGAATATCGCGCCTAAGTCTGTGTGATATCACCGCCAAAACTCTCAAGCTTGGTTTAAGTCTCCTCGGTATTCGCGTGTTAGAACGGATGTAA
- a CDS encoding DUF6737 family protein, which translates to MSLEKPDSVWNHKPWWCQPWSIILTGISIISGSWLLFKIVWLSILVAIPISAWMGFFVILFPKLAIQEANQEIN; encoded by the coding sequence ATGTCTTTAGAAAAACCTGATAGCGTCTGGAATCATAAGCCTTGGTGGTGTCAACCTTGGTCAATTATCTTGACTGGAATCTCGATTATTAGTGGTAGTTGGCTATTGTTTAAAATAGTCTGGTTATCTATTCTTGTTGCGATTCCCATATCTGCATGGATGGGATTCTTTGTGATTCTATTTCCTAAACTAGCGATTCAAGAAGCTAATCAAGAGATTAATTAG
- a CDS encoding type II toxin-antitoxin system prevent-host-death family antitoxin, translating into MKTIPVDRLTTNFINLLEEIATTGDPIELDWQGKRFQILPIQKKSKLDNLVPHPEVYIGDPDDLVNISWEHEINLDLP; encoded by the coding sequence ATGAAAACCATACCTGTAGATAGACTCACCACCAACTTTATTAACCTACTAGAAGAAATCGCCACCACAGGCGACCCCATCGAACTTGATTGGCAAGGCAAACGCTTCCAAATACTACCAATACAGAAAAAAAGCAAACTTGACAATCTTGTACCTCACCCAGAAGTATATATTGGCGATCCTGACGATCTTGTAAATATCTCTTGGGAGCATGAAATAAACCTTGATTTACCTTGA
- a CDS encoding type II toxin-antitoxin system Phd/YefM family antitoxin has protein sequence MLASEPSLKIDISEAQIQLLHLLDLAIAGQEIVITQGDQPVARLVSITPKRSLFGNDKGKIFMSDDFEASLPEFEEYS, from the coding sequence ATGTTAGCCTCCGAACCCTCCTTAAAAATCGACATTTCCGAAGCCCAAATTCAACTACTTCACTTACTCGACTTAGCGATCGCTGGACAGGAAATTGTTATTACTCAAGGCGATCAGCCCGTAGCTCGACTAGTATCCATTACCCCCAAGCGATCGTTATTTGGCAATGACAAAGGTAAAATATTTATGTCAGATGACTTTGAGGCATCCTTACCAGAGTTTGAGGAATATTCGTAA
- a CDS encoding ComEC/Rec2 family competence protein, giving the protein MTCEIVFLPVGNADCIAIHSEDALVIVDLGNKSRFIYKWLQQRNFHKINRIYITHKHRDHFPFTSLIRLVEFLELWFNSGGEIEIFSLPYGVYQDAIEKLDSQIGKDADHRALEDALKSLNDWDQSHKVRFVEALCDPTPYNLSNLKIYTLHPRSIFTATQKHKGKINEISVVLRVEYGKFSAMLLADLENDGLADYLSVVKSSMSATGQAKANIVKIPHHGAYPKNGDELKELLTLIDAELAVLSVGSTNQYGHVQPELFKALIELKDNKDKRLDKFKFICTEVTRTCKHSASDRATMTKGLSKVEKCAGEITIIAETSGKWTWKTETDHEIKVASFNAACDGRGDFG; this is encoded by the coding sequence ATGACTTGTGAAATTGTATTCTTACCAGTTGGTAATGCAGACTGTATCGCTATTCATTCTGAAGATGCCCTTGTCATAGTGGATCTAGGGAATAAATCGCGATTTATTTATAAATGGCTTCAGCAAAGAAACTTCCATAAAATCAACAGAATTTATATCACACACAAACATAGAGACCACTTTCCATTTACTTCTCTAATAAGGCTAGTTGAATTTCTTGAGCTATGGTTTAACAGTGGTGGTGAAATAGAAATATTTAGTTTACCCTACGGCGTTTATCAGGATGCTATTGAAAAGTTAGACTCTCAAATAGGTAAAGATGCTGACCACAGAGCTTTAGAAGACGCTCTAAAAAGTCTTAATGACTGGGATCAAAGTCATAAAGTTCGTTTTGTTGAGGCTTTGTGCGATCCGACTCCATATAATCTAAGCAATCTTAAAATCTATACCCTACATCCAAGATCAATTTTTACCGCGACCCAAAAACACAAGGGCAAGATAAATGAAATCTCAGTTGTATTAAGAGTTGAGTATGGAAAATTCTCCGCAATGTTACTTGCAGATCTAGAAAATGATGGTTTAGCCGATTATCTATCTGTTGTAAAAAGTAGTATGTCAGCAACTGGACAAGCTAAGGCGAATATTGTCAAAATCCCTCATCATGGAGCCTACCCTAAAAATGGTGATGAATTGAAAGAGTTATTGACTTTGATTGATGCTGAACTTGCAGTTCTATCTGTGGGAAGTACAAATCAATATGGTCATGTTCAACCAGAGCTTTTTAAAGCTCTAATTGAACTAAAGGACAACAAAGATAAACGTCTCGATAAATTCAAATTCATCTGCACGGAAGTTACGCGCACTTGTAAACATTCAGCAAGCGATCGCGCAACTATGACAAAAGGACTATCTAAAGTCGAAAAATGTGCAGGAGAAATCACGATTATTGCGGAAACATCAGGTAAATGGACTTGGAAAACTGAAACAGATCACGAAATCAAAGTGGCAAGCTTCAATGCAGCCTGTGATGGACGTGGTGATTTTGGATAA
- a CDS encoding N-6 DNA methylase, producing the protein MTSQALFNEALDLTQRIWKDRYQIEPMRNIPMPEIDTQGIVKIEALWTDGGLRPNANILAFFVQPVSDENDLDRWRRRLEEWPVRGGLLVGSEHLHLVTPSDSSKRLDEKTLDINAWRETLVSPKPHLFTPKALSQFRQGQLSLSDLEETISERSFTFLLRQQERIDKAFQKAIEEALKKVKSSQGIGSSRNEIQGHVIRVAIAYLAARILQDKGFFGAAELSQTNDPIDLLNLMVTRTNGFFRRALESAQFTNEVIRQQLALYMGQSVSFALTNQRDVGSLYEKAIIELPDDLNGNTWGDLNRHYTPIKVAEKMLELLPLERIRPEERVIFDPAAGSGSLLLAATARLAQMSDIPTDEQSRRDYLANHVIGNDLDRDVNLITQLRYFLARESAGISDLLPSPKFYGENYEFLKKENIIQKIGNKPRILIANPPFEIRGDKQLAFEFVKQSINWLDDGSQFAFILPSSFISGKKHGISDIRKTLSSKCNLFEIWQLPVGTIGVSARQDTCVVSGSVGHPKKYYSISRKVISGAETPEIRNDGYLGISWTSSVKPNGDWTNITAPKVNLFVSTISLLNLFFVFNGVKHHAGNISVENPPVDRPYKRTWRRTWGKEGSLWADPERVDTRMQWIVYDSIALERPRFKVAHLFDKPKILVGSIASISSKNNKPLPVQLDTTGFCPNDSIWLILPIQEAQMTNKGYKPDQQPKNWEKLSFKEQRLWLLGILSSDLAVELSMFGRGTINLTEDILLHFQLPLSVDQEIIDVTAQMVKRDQNREPIPNPDPLREQLNRLVEKSYGNPTWIKRQRTGKSPELKAWQEEQKRKTLTVIGQVLEISQDNDQILLRLSGLLDDNEEAWLPLPQELPGWALDGTVFRAELAEDIETFEELAQRPWALRKFRHTPYPYLSNDELKTKLSRMTGRENF; encoded by the coding sequence ATGACTAGCCAAGCACTGTTTAATGAAGCTTTAGATTTAACTCAACGTATTTGGAAGGATCGTTATCAGATCGAACCAATGCGGAATATTCCTATGCCAGAAATTGACACTCAAGGAATAGTAAAAATTGAAGCTTTATGGACAGATGGTGGTTTACGTCCTAATGCTAATATTCTTGCTTTCTTTGTTCAGCCTGTCTCTGATGAAAATGATCTAGATCGATGGAGACGAAGACTGGAAGAATGGCCAGTTCGGGGAGGGTTACTGGTTGGTTCAGAGCATCTACATCTTGTAACACCTTCTGATTCTTCTAAAAGATTAGATGAAAAAACTTTAGATATTAATGCTTGGCGTGAAACGCTAGTTTCTCCTAAGCCTCATCTTTTTACGCCAAAAGCTCTTTCACAGTTTCGTCAAGGGCAGTTATCACTTTCAGATCTAGAAGAAACTATTTCTGAAAGAAGTTTTACATTTTTACTCCGTCAACAGGAACGGATTGATAAAGCATTCCAAAAAGCTATTGAAGAAGCATTAAAAAAAGTTAAGTCTTCTCAAGGAATAGGTTCATCAAGAAATGAGATTCAAGGTCATGTTATCCGAGTAGCGATCGCCTATTTAGCAGCAAGAATTTTGCAGGATAAGGGCTTTTTCGGGGCTGCTGAATTATCTCAAACAAACGATCCCATAGATTTGCTTAATCTTATGGTGACTCGTACCAATGGCTTTTTTAGGCGGGCTTTGGAGTCCGCACAATTTACTAACGAAGTAATTCGACAACAGCTTGCTCTGTATATGGGGCAATCTGTTAGTTTTGCTTTAACTAATCAACGTGATGTGGGCAGTTTATACGAAAAAGCAATTATAGAATTACCTGACGACTTAAATGGAAATACTTGGGGGGATTTGAATCGACATTACACCCCGATCAAAGTTGCCGAAAAAATGCTTGAGTTATTGCCATTAGAACGTATTCGTCCAGAAGAACGGGTTATTTTCGATCCTGCGGCTGGTTCAGGAAGTTTGCTTTTAGCAGCTACTGCTCGGCTTGCTCAAATGTCAGACATTCCTACTGATGAACAATCACGAAGGGATTATTTAGCTAATCATGTAATCGGCAACGATTTAGATAGGGATGTCAATTTAATCACTCAGCTTCGCTATTTTCTAGCTAGGGAATCTGCTGGCATTTCCGATCTTCTACCATCTCCAAAGTTTTATGGTGAAAATTACGAATTCTTAAAAAAAGAAAATATCATCCAAAAAATTGGCAATAAGCCTCGCATTCTGATTGCTAACCCTCCCTTTGAGATAAGAGGAGATAAGCAATTAGCCTTTGAGTTTGTCAAACAATCTATCAATTGGCTAGATGATGGTTCTCAATTTGCATTTATTTTACCAAGCTCTTTTATCTCAGGTAAAAAACATGGTATATCAGATATTCGCAAGACTTTATCTAGTAAATGTAACCTATTTGAGATTTGGCAACTACCTGTAGGAACTATTGGGGTTAGTGCTAGACAAGATACGTGCGTAGTCTCTGGTTCCGTGGGACATCCTAAAAAATATTATTCTATTTCAAGAAAAGTTATTTCTGGTGCTGAAACTCCTGAGATACGCAATGATGGCTACTTAGGAATTTCATGGACTTCATCAGTCAAGCCTAATGGGGATTGGACTAACATTACAGCACCCAAAGTTAATCTATTTGTTTCAACAATTTCATTATTAAATCTCTTTTTTGTTTTCAATGGAGTCAAGCATCATGCAGGTAATATTTCTGTTGAAAATCCACCTGTCGATAGACCATATAAACGAACATGGCGAAGAACATGGGGGAAAGAAGGCTCTCTTTGGGCTGACCCTGAAAGAGTCGATACTCGTATGCAATGGATCGTGTATGACTCAATTGCTTTAGAAAGACCTCGATTTAAAGTTGCTCATCTATTTGACAAGCCAAAAATCCTTGTGGGTAGTATAGCAAGTATTTCGTCTAAGAATAATAAACCTCTTCCTGTACAACTAGATACAACTGGCTTCTGTCCCAATGACAGTATTTGGCTTATCTTACCTATTCAAGAAGCTCAGATGACGAACAAAGGATATAAACCAGATCAACAACCTAAAAACTGGGAAAAACTTAGCTTTAAAGAACAAAGATTGTGGTTATTGGGAATTCTATCTTCAGATTTAGCAGTGGAACTATCTATGTTTGGTCGTGGGACTATTAATCTAACAGAAGATATTCTCCTTCATTTCCAACTTCCTCTGTCAGTAGATCAAGAAATTATTGATGTCACCGCTCAAATGGTTAAGCGGGATCAAAATCGTGAACCTATTCCAAATCCCGATCCTCTAAGAGAACAATTGAATCGTTTAGTAGAAAAATCCTATGGAAATCCCACTTGGATTAAACGTCAGCGCACAGGTAAATCTCCAGAATTAAAAGCTTGGCAAGAAGAGCAAAAAAGAAAGACCTTGACTGTTATTGGTCAAGTTTTGGAAATTAGCCAAGACAACGATCAAATTTTGTTGCGTCTTAGCGGACTATTAGATGATAACGAAGAAGCATGGTTGCCATTACCACAAGAATTACCAGGTTGGGCGCTCGATGGTACAGTTTTTAGAGCAGAACTTGCTGAAGACATAGAAACGTTTGAGGAACTCGCTCAACGACCTTGGGCATTGAGAAAATTTCGCCATACACCTTATCCCTATCTGTCTAATGATGAACTAAAAACTAAATTGAGTAGAATGACTGGTAGGGAGAATTTCTAA
- a CDS encoding MerR family transcriptional regulator, whose amino-acid sequence MTNGFTRQEAIDLTGIDSGRLSYLDRTKLVVPLKFGNPKHPKVVYSWQQVLEIKTIERLRENLTLQEIRKVLVFLKEHDYEPSFFAHKLVLVNSQLYLVEDLRHFGLTVLEASGVNKGQVVIHEVGAIGDIITELFKEAEKHHVLDFEKRAGLALAS is encoded by the coding sequence ATGACAAATGGTTTTACAAGGCAAGAAGCTATTGACCTAACAGGGATTGACTCTGGTAGGCTCAGTTACCTTGACCGCACCAAGCTAGTTGTGCCTTTGAAGTTTGGTAATCCCAAACATCCAAAAGTCGTTTATAGCTGGCAACAAGTACTTGAGATCAAAACTATTGAGAGACTCAGAGAAAATCTCACACTTCAGGAGATTCGCAAAGTACTTGTTTTTCTCAAAGAACATGATTATGAGCCTTCCTTTTTTGCACACAAACTTGTTTTGGTAAATTCACAATTGTACTTAGTCGAAGATCTGAGACATTTTGGTTTGACTGTATTGGAGGCTTCAGGAGTTAATAAAGGACAAGTTGTAATTCATGAAGTTGGTGCGATCGGTGACATTATTACTGAATTATTCAAGGAGGCTGAAAAGCATCATGTACTTGATTTTGAGAAACGTGCAGGGCTTGCATTAGCAAGTTAA
- a CDS encoding DUF1838 domain-containing protein: MFAETREFSATQFVKTRCTTDGTPSFLTWSGYLYSFMPNEPKRKLFQIVGMSVGRCIDKGDGAWDFASREVLLYLDPETGEMIRHWQNPWTGEMLPVVHVANSPIQGTFRRNIPAEVEGDTATFIFDLFGHYPNPLADDPKFAEYCDRPMYNSVELFKLAVPIADLEDPKATTVSKLVLSWNRVGPWLPWMKMGQREGNLIYSASGKKVKDFNELPAILKKEIETRVPMFKDAPSEKIEGEEMTSWQYFKLHFDAYLQGATFPIPTLIK; encoded by the coding sequence ATGTTTGCAGAAACGAGAGAATTTTCGGCTACGCAGTTTGTCAAAACCAGATGTACAACTGATGGCACACCGTCATTTCTGACTTGGAGTGGGTATCTATATTCGTTTATGCCCAATGAGCCAAAGCGCAAACTGTTTCAAATTGTCGGTATGAGTGTGGGGCGATGTATCGACAAAGGTGATGGGGCTTGGGACTTTGCCTCGCGCGAAGTGTTGCTATATCTCGATCCTGAAACTGGCGAAATGATCCGTCACTGGCAAAATCCTTGGACTGGCGAGATGTTACCTGTAGTCCATGTGGCGAATAGCCCTATTCAAGGTACATTTCGCCGCAATATTCCCGCCGAGGTGGAAGGCGATACGGCAACATTTATTTTCGATTTATTTGGTCACTATCCTAATCCTCTGGCTGATGATCCTAAGTTTGCGGAATATTGCGATCGCCCAATGTACAACTCCGTAGAATTATTTAAACTCGCAGTTCCCATTGCCGATCTTGAAGACCCTAAAGCGACAACTGTCTCGAAATTAGTTCTCTCTTGGAATCGCGTGGGGCCATGGCTGCCTTGGATGAAAATGGGACAGAGAGAAGGCAATCTGATTTACAGTGCTTCTGGTAAAAAAGTCAAAGATTTTAATGAGCTACCAGCGATTCTCAAAAAAGAAATCGAAACTCGTGTGCCTATGTTTAAAGATGCACCATCTGAAAAGATTGAAGGTGAAGAAATGACTTCGTGGCAATATTTCAAGCTACATTTTGATGCTTATCTGCAAGGTGCTACTTTCCCGATTCCCACATTAATTAAATAG
- a CDS encoding DUF2358 domain-containing protein, whose product MTTSMTNILDIVQADYAKFPEAQTYSIYSEDVYFKDPVYNFRGIKQYQKMIGFITFWFKNLKLDLHAINRTDSLIKTRWTMSWDAPLPWKPRIAVTGWSDLTLDIAGELIISHVDYWECTKFDVIKQHFIFTK is encoded by the coding sequence ATGACCACATCAATGACTAACATTCTCGATATTGTGCAAGCTGATTACGCAAAATTTCCTGAAGCACAAACCTATAGCATTTATAGCGAAGATGTCTATTTTAAAGATCCTGTCTATAACTTTCGTGGCATCAAGCAATATCAAAAGATGATCGGATTTATTACCTTTTGGTTTAAAAATCTCAAGCTTGATCTCCATGCAATTAATCGTACTGATAGTTTGATCAAAACACGCTGGACAATGAGTTGGGATGCGCCCTTACCTTGGAAGCCAAGAATTGCAGTTACAGGCTGGAGTGATCTCACTCTAGATATCGCAGGTGAATTAATTATTTCCCATGTTGACTATTGGGAATGCACCAAATTTGATGTCATTAAGCAGCATTTTATCTTCACCAAATAG
- a CDS encoding DUF2214 family protein — translation MWANAIAAYLHYLSLGLIFASLSTELFTLKQDLTNRDGWRILIADTIYGIAGITVLVTGILRYLYFEKGADYYSHQPVFWMKISVFIVVGLLSLYPTVSFLMWIKNLRAEKPPEVSPEKVKTLRTIIHIELVGFSLIPLLASMMARGITLGL, via the coding sequence ATGTGGGCTAATGCGATCGCAGCTTATTTACATTATTTAAGCTTAGGACTTATTTTTGCATCTTTATCTACAGAACTATTTACCCTAAAGCAAGACCTAACCAATCGCGATGGATGGCGAATTCTGATTGCTGATACTATCTATGGAATTGCAGGAATTACAGTCTTAGTAACGGGGATTTTAAGATATTTATATTTTGAAAAAGGCGCAGATTACTATTCCCATCAACCAGTTTTCTGGATGAAAATATCTGTATTTATTGTGGTTGGCTTATTGTCGCTATATCCCACAGTCTCATTCTTGATGTGGATTAAAAACCTTCGCGCTGAAAAGCCACCAGAGGTAAGCCCAGAGAAAGTCAAAACCTTAAGAACAATCATTCACATTGAGCTTGTTGGATTTAGTCTCATTCCTCTCCTTGCTTCCATGATGGCAAGAGGAATTACGTTAGGCTTATAA
- a CDS encoding helix-turn-helix transcriptional regulator, with amino-acid sequence MKTAQKTFAIADTTKPEVKAITRCCPPLLKGRITAEDTSYLAAIFRVLGEPARLQILSLISAQPSQEVCACELVETLGLAQPTVSHHLKVLFEAGLLTKERRGTWIYYRILPEKLAMLRDALS; translated from the coding sequence ATGAAAACTGCTCAAAAAACCTTTGCGATCGCTGATACAACTAAGCCTGAAGTTAAGGCGATCACCCGTTGTTGTCCTCCATTGCTCAAAGGTCGCATCACTGCCGAAGATACTAGCTATCTTGCGGCGATTTTTCGCGTGTTGGGAGAGCCAGCAAGATTACAAATTTTAAGCTTGATCTCAGCTCAACCAAGCCAAGAAGTATGCGCCTGTGAATTGGTGGAGACTTTAGGATTAGCACAGCCAACGGTCAGCCATCATCTCAAAGTCTTATTTGAGGCAGGATTACTCACCAAAGAGCGGCGAGGGACTTGGATTTACTATCGCATTTTGCCTGAAAAGTTAGCGATGTTAAGAGATGCTCTTTCGTAA
- a CDS encoding ArsJ-associated glyceraldehyde-3-phosphate dehydrogenase, producing MAVRVGINGFGRIGRLTLRAAWSFPELEFVHINEINGGLEAAAHLLTFDSVHGRWLPDVQVIGDRIAIDDQKSSQKLSFSEYAKPELVDWQNLGVDIVLECSGKFRTPETLNPYFTKGVKKVIVAAPVKEEALNIVMGINDYLYDPAQHHLLTAASCTTNCLAPVVKVIHEGLGIKHGVITTIHDNTNTQTLVDAPHKDLRRARASALSLIPTTTGSATAIAMIYPELNGKLNGLAVRVPLLNASLADCVFEVARPTTIEEVNQLLKTAAEGELKGILGYEERPLVSIDYKDDPRSAIIDALSTMVVDGTQVKILAWYDNEWGYSCRMAELARKVAIAL from the coding sequence ATGGCTGTGCGCGTTGGCATTAATGGTTTCGGCAGAATTGGTAGATTGACTCTCCGTGCTGCTTGGAGCTTTCCCGAATTAGAGTTTGTGCATATTAACGAAATCAATGGCGGGCTAGAAGCGGCAGCGCATTTACTCACATTTGACTCAGTACATGGACGTTGGTTGCCTGATGTGCAAGTTATAGGCGATCGCATTGCCATTGACGACCAAAAATCAAGTCAAAAGCTTAGCTTTAGCGAATATGCCAAACCCGAATTAGTAGACTGGCAAAACTTAGGCGTTGATATAGTTCTGGAATGTTCTGGCAAATTCCGCACGCCAGAAACCCTAAATCCCTATTTCACCAAAGGCGTAAAGAAAGTAATCGTCGCAGCTCCTGTCAAAGAAGAAGCGCTAAATATCGTCATGGGAATTAACGATTATCTCTACGATCCCGCACAGCATCATCTTCTCACTGCTGCTTCTTGTACTACCAATTGCCTCGCGCCTGTAGTGAAAGTTATCCATGAAGGTTTAGGCATTAAGCATGGTGTGATTACCACCATTCATGACAATACGAATACCCAAACCCTCGTTGATGCACCCCATAAAGATCTCCGCCGTGCTAGAGCGTCAGCTTTATCGCTAATTCCGACAACAACGGGATCGGCAACTGCGATCGCGATGATCTATCCCGAACTCAATGGCAAGTTAAATGGATTAGCAGTGCGCGTACCTTTGCTTAACGCTTCTCTTGCAGATTGTGTATTTGAAGTAGCGCGACCGACCACGATTGAGGAAGTAAATCAATTATTAAAAACAGCCGCCGAAGGTGAACTGAAGGGGATTTTAGGCTATGAAGAACGTCCCTTAGTTTCCATTGATTACAAAGATGATCCGCGATCGGCAATCATTGATGCCCTTTCAACAATGGTTGTGGATGGAACTCAGGTCAAGATATTGGCTTGGTATGACAACGAATGGGGGTATTCCTGTCGCATGGCGGAATTGGCGAGAAAAGTAGCGATCGCTCTCTAA